One Mycolicibacterium crocinum DNA window includes the following coding sequences:
- a CDS encoding adenylate/guanylate cyclase domain-containing protein, which translates to MTSHPSLAQRLGRVLERVTRQSGRLASTPAYGSLILGRVSESPARRRVRIQTLVTVSLLTVNVIGILVAALLVSVAYPVPSVFTDVPPWLTFIVAPAYAAAALAFGSWWITTRTVNDLRWAAEGRQPTRVDQRNVFFTPWRVAMAQLSLWVVGTVVFTVLYGLYDTDFIPRIALVTGFAGVLVSTAAYMATEFALRPVAALALAAGPPPHRLAPGIMGRTMTVWMLGSGVPVVGIGLTALISLILDNMTKTQLEVAIVIVSVVTLVFGFVLMWILSWLIATPVRVVRTALKRVEDGDLKASTVVFDGTELGELQRGFNSMVAGLRERERVRDLFGRHVGREVAAAAELQRPQLGGEERHVAVLFVDIVGSTQLVATLPPIEVVDLLNRFFAVIVDEVNNHRGLLNKFEGDATLAVFGAPVTLDNPEDDALAAARTIMQRLEREVPECPAGLGVAAGQVVAGNVGANERFEYTVIGGPVNEAARLSELAKSTEHRLLATASTVANAGEEERSRWVLTESVTLRGHEEPTQLAVPA; encoded by the coding sequence ATGACTTCCCATCCGAGCCTTGCGCAGCGGTTGGGCCGGGTTCTGGAACGGGTGACCCGGCAGAGCGGCCGGCTGGCCAGCACGCCGGCCTACGGCTCGTTGATCCTGGGACGGGTCAGCGAAAGCCCGGCCCGCCGCCGGGTCCGCATTCAGACGTTGGTCACCGTGTCGCTGCTGACGGTGAATGTCATCGGCATCCTGGTGGCGGCGCTGCTGGTCAGCGTGGCCTATCCGGTACCCAGTGTGTTCACCGACGTGCCGCCCTGGCTGACCTTCATCGTCGCGCCGGCCTACGCCGCCGCCGCACTGGCGTTCGGCAGCTGGTGGATCACCACCCGCACGGTCAACGACCTCCGGTGGGCGGCCGAGGGCCGGCAACCGACCCGCGTCGACCAGCGCAACGTGTTCTTCACGCCGTGGCGGGTCGCGATGGCTCAACTGTCGCTGTGGGTGGTCGGCACGGTGGTGTTCACCGTGCTCTACGGGCTCTACGACACCGACTTCATCCCGCGGATCGCGCTCGTGACGGGCTTCGCCGGTGTCCTGGTGTCCACCGCCGCCTACATGGCGACCGAGTTCGCGCTGCGTCCCGTCGCGGCGCTGGCGCTGGCGGCCGGTCCGCCGCCGCACCGATTGGCACCCGGGATCATGGGGCGCACGATGACGGTGTGGATGCTGGGCTCCGGCGTCCCCGTGGTCGGTATCGGGCTCACCGCCCTGATCTCGCTGATCTTGGACAACATGACCAAGACGCAGCTGGAAGTCGCGATCGTGATCGTCTCGGTGGTCACGCTGGTGTTCGGCTTCGTCCTGATGTGGATTCTGTCCTGGCTCATCGCGACTCCGGTGCGCGTGGTGCGCACGGCGCTCAAACGCGTCGAGGACGGCGACCTCAAGGCCAGCACGGTGGTGTTCGATGGCACCGAACTCGGTGAGCTGCAACGGGGTTTCAACTCGATGGTCGCCGGGCTGCGGGAGCGCGAACGGGTGCGCGACCTGTTCGGCCGCCATGTCGGGCGGGAGGTCGCGGCGGCCGCGGAGCTGCAGCGACCACAGCTCGGTGGCGAAGAGCGCCATGTGGCAGTGCTTTTCGTCGACATCGTCGGATCCACCCAACTGGTCGCGACACTGCCACCCATCGAGGTTGTCGACCTGCTCAACCGGTTCTTCGCGGTGATCGTCGACGAGGTCAACAATCACCGCGGACTGCTCAACAAGTTCGAAGGCGATGCGACGCTGGCGGTGTTCGGCGCACCGGTCACGCTCGACAATCCGGAGGATGACGCGCTGGCCGCCGCCCGCACGATCATGCAACGACTCGAGCGCGAGGTCCCGGAATGCCCCGCGGGGCTCGGGGTGGCCGCCGGTCAGGTGGTGGCCGGCAACGTGGGCGCCAACGAGCGATTCGAATACACGGTGATCGGCGGGCCGGTCAACGAAGCCGCCCGACTGTCGGAGCTGGCCAAGTCCACCGAGCACCGACTGCTGGCCACGGCGTCGACGGTGGCCAATGCCGGCGAGGAGGAACGTTCCCGCTGGGTCCTGACCGAATCGGTGACGCTGCGCGGACACGAAGAGCCGACCCAACTGGCGGTTCCCGCCTGA
- a CDS encoding HD domain-containing protein, which yields MTVNDVASWNIPDSDICSAALHLVTDVSPAFLTNHCIRSYLFGRELAAADGMRAGIDYDDELVFLSCVLHDLGITAYGGGDQRFEVDGADAAARFLGERGVGDDAVRTVWETIALHTSVGLAHRFGPVHAVSHLGIALDINGFDKTKLPEGFADRVHTAWPRHDLGYAIAEAIADDTRANPKKAPPLTFPEHIHHLISGAPAPTFFDLIGASGWGDRPLQSARR from the coding sequence ATGACCGTCAATGACGTAGCCAGCTGGAATATCCCGGACTCTGATATCTGTTCTGCCGCACTGCATTTGGTGACCGATGTGTCCCCGGCGTTCCTGACTAACCACTGCATCCGCAGCTATCTGTTCGGCCGCGAGCTGGCCGCCGCCGACGGGATGCGTGCCGGGATCGATTACGACGACGAACTGGTCTTCCTCAGCTGCGTGCTGCACGACCTCGGCATCACCGCCTACGGCGGCGGCGACCAACGCTTCGAGGTCGACGGGGCCGACGCCGCGGCACGCTTCCTGGGTGAGCGCGGAGTCGGCGACGACGCGGTGCGGACGGTATGGGAGACGATCGCCCTGCACACCAGCGTCGGCCTGGCCCACCGCTTCGGACCCGTCCATGCGGTGTCGCATCTCGGAATTGCGTTGGACATCAACGGATTCGACAAGACCAAATTACCGGAGGGATTCGCCGATCGGGTCCACACCGCGTGGCCGCGGCACGATTTGGGCTATGCCATCGCCGAGGCGATCGCTGATGACACGCGAGCCAACCCCAAGAAAGCTCCGCCCCTGACCTTCCCCGAGCACATTCACCACCTGATCAGCGGGGCGCCGGCGCCCACGTTCTTCGACTTGATCGGAGCATCCGGCTGGGGCGATCGACCGCTGCAGAGCGCGAGGCGCTGA
- the nucS gene encoding endonuclease NucS produces MRLVIAQCTVDYLGRLTAHLPSARRLLLIKADGSVSIHADDRAYKPLNWMSPPCWLTEEAKDDSLPIWVVENKAGEQLRITIESIEHDSSHELGIDPGLVKDGVEAHLQELLAEHIELLGDGYTLVRREFMTAIGPVDILCRDNEGRTVAVEIKRRGEIDGVEQLTRYLELLNRDSLLAPVSGVFAAQQIKPQARTLATDRGIRCLTLDYDVMRGMDSDEFRLF; encoded by the coding sequence GTGCGCCTCGTGATCGCCCAATGCACCGTCGACTACCTCGGCCGCCTCACCGCCCACCTGCCCTCAGCTCGCCGGCTGCTGCTGATCAAAGCCGACGGCTCGGTCAGCATCCACGCTGACGACCGGGCCTACAAGCCGTTGAACTGGATGAGCCCGCCCTGCTGGCTGACCGAGGAGGCCAAGGACGACTCTCTGCCGATCTGGGTGGTGGAGAACAAGGCCGGCGAGCAGCTGCGGATCACCATCGAGAGCATCGAGCACGATTCCAGCCACGAGCTCGGCATCGATCCGGGTCTGGTGAAGGACGGCGTCGAGGCCCATCTGCAGGAGCTGCTGGCCGAGCACATCGAGCTGCTCGGCGACGGTTACACCCTGGTTCGACGGGAGTTCATGACCGCGATCGGCCCCGTCGACATCCTGTGCCGCGACAACGAGGGCCGCACGGTCGCGGTCGAGATCAAGCGCCGCGGTGAGATCGACGGCGTGGAGCAGCTGACGCGATATCTCGAACTGCTGAACCGGGACAGCCTGCTGGCGCCGGTGAGCGGAGTGTTCGCCGCCCAGCAAATCAAGCCGCAGGCCCGCACGCTGGCGACCGACCGCGGAATTCGTTGTCTTACTTTGGATTACGACGTCATGCGCGGGATGGACAGCGACGAGTTTCGGCTGTTCTGA
- the mce gene encoding methylmalonyl-CoA epimerase, with amino-acid sequence MTAEQVDARPVLASALVTAVDHVGIAVPDLDAAIQWYHEHLGMILVHEEINEDQGIREAMLSLKNAAPDCAQIQLMAPLDETSTIAKFIDKRGPGIQQMAYRVSDLDAISEQLRDQGVRLIYDAPRRGTANSRINFIHPKDAGGVLVELVEPAASH; translated from the coding sequence ATGACCGCTGAGCAAGTTGACGCCCGTCCAGTTCTGGCCAGTGCGCTCGTCACCGCCGTCGACCATGTCGGCATCGCGGTGCCGGATCTCGATGCGGCCATCCAGTGGTACCACGAGCACCTCGGGATGATCCTGGTGCACGAGGAGATCAACGAGGATCAGGGCATTCGCGAGGCCATGCTGTCGCTGAAGAACGCGGCCCCCGACTGCGCCCAGATCCAGCTGATGGCGCCGCTCGACGAAACCTCGACCATCGCGAAGTTCATCGACAAGCGTGGTCCGGGCATCCAGCAGATGGCCTACCGGGTCAGTGATCTGGACGCCATCTCCGAGCAGCTCCGCGACCAGGGTGTGCGGTTGATCTACGACGCGCCGCGCCGCGGAACCGCGAACTCGCGGATCAACTTCATCCACCCGAAGGATGCCGGCGGCGTCCTGGTGGAACTCGTCGAACCGGCCGCGTCTCACTAA
- a CDS encoding DUF3817 domain-containing protein, whose amino-acid sequence MTSTFDIRSTAGRFRLVALAEAVSWVGLLVGMYFKYLGSPRTEIGVKVFGMAHGLVFIAFVITALLAGLAYKWGAFTWLLALLGSIVPLGSVIFLIWADRTAKLGAGVASVTSGQPLDSASSTT is encoded by the coding sequence ATGACGAGCACTTTTGACATCCGCAGCACGGCCGGCCGGTTCCGGTTGGTGGCGCTGGCCGAAGCGGTGAGCTGGGTCGGGCTGCTGGTGGGGATGTATTTCAAGTACCTGGGAAGCCCGCGCACCGAGATCGGCGTCAAGGTGTTCGGCATGGCCCATGGGCTGGTCTTCATTGCGTTCGTGATCACTGCTCTCCTGGCCGGACTCGCCTACAAGTGGGGCGCGTTCACGTGGTTGCTGGCGTTGCTGGGCAGCATCGTGCCGCTCGGAAGTGTGATTTTCCTCATATGGGCTGATCGGACGGCCAAATTGGGTGCTGGAGTGGCTTCTGTGACTTCAGGTCAGCCACTCGATTCGGCATCGTCGACGACATGA
- the glgB gene encoding 1,4-alpha-glucan branching protein GlgB, with the protein MTRTKKLASPNLAPDPGELGRLVSGTHHSPHSILGAHEYDDHTVIRALKPHAEEVVALVGGERHPMAHIDSGVFAVALPFTNLVDYRLEVTYPGGHTITVADGYRFLPTLGEMDLYLFGEGRHEQLWEILGAHPRSFTTADGVVEGVSFAVWAPNAKGINLIGEFNNWGGNDAPMRVLGSSGVWELFWPGFPVDGLYKFRVHGVDGSVTDRADPFAFATEVPPHTASRVFASDYTWDDADWLAQRATQNPVFEPMSTLEVHLGSWRPGLSYRELADQLTEYVLAQGFTHVEFLPVAEHPFGGSWGYQVTSYYAPTSRFGTPDEFRHLVDTLHKAGIGVLVDWVPAHFPKDAWALGRFDGTPLYEHSDPRRGEQLDWGTYVFDFGRAEVRNFLVANALYWLQEFHVDGLRVDAVASMLYLDYSRPEGGWTPNIYGGRENLEAVQFLQEMNATVHKSHPGIVTIAEESTSWPGVTRATNLGGLGFSMKWNMGWMHDTLDYISRDPIYRTYHHGELTFSLLYAFSENFVLPISHDEVVHGKGTLWGRMPGNDHVKAAGLRSLLAYQWAHPGKQLLFMGQEFGQRAEWSEERGVDWYQLDENSYSTGIQRFVADLNELYRSRPSLWSQDTKPEGYSWIDANDSANNVLSFLRYGSDGSVLACVFNFAGAEHSSYRLGLPHTGTWREVLNSDATDYNGTGVGNYGAVEATEEPWHGRPASATLVLPPNGAIWLEPAPAEKG; encoded by the coding sequence ATGACGAGAACCAAGAAACTCGCCAGCCCGAACCTGGCGCCCGACCCCGGCGAGCTGGGCCGGCTGGTCTCGGGTACGCACCACAGCCCGCACAGCATCCTCGGCGCGCACGAATACGACGACCACACAGTGATCCGTGCGCTCAAGCCGCATGCCGAGGAAGTGGTGGCGTTGGTGGGCGGCGAGCGCCACCCGATGGCGCATATCGACTCCGGTGTGTTCGCGGTGGCGTTGCCGTTCACCAACCTCGTCGACTACCGGCTCGAGGTCACCTATCCGGGCGGGCACACCATCACCGTCGCCGACGGCTACCGCTTCCTGCCCACCCTGGGCGAAATGGACCTCTACCTGTTCGGCGAGGGCCGCCACGAGCAGCTGTGGGAGATCCTCGGCGCACATCCGCGGTCGTTCACGACCGCTGACGGTGTGGTGGAGGGTGTGTCGTTCGCGGTCTGGGCTCCGAATGCCAAGGGCATCAACCTCATCGGCGAGTTCAACAACTGGGGCGGCAACGACGCCCCCATGCGGGTGCTGGGCTCGTCGGGCGTGTGGGAGTTGTTCTGGCCCGGCTTCCCCGTCGACGGGCTGTACAAGTTCCGGGTTCACGGTGTCGACGGGTCGGTCACCGACCGGGCCGACCCGTTCGCATTCGCGACGGAGGTCCCCCCGCACACCGCCTCCCGAGTGTTCGCCTCGGACTACACCTGGGATGACGCCGACTGGCTGGCCCAGCGAGCCACCCAGAACCCGGTGTTCGAGCCGATGAGCACCCTCGAGGTGCACCTCGGTTCGTGGCGACCCGGCCTGAGTTATCGCGAGCTCGCCGACCAGCTCACCGAATACGTTCTGGCGCAAGGCTTCACTCACGTCGAGTTCCTGCCGGTGGCCGAGCATCCGTTTGGCGGCTCATGGGGCTATCAGGTGACGTCGTACTACGCACCGACGTCGCGGTTCGGCACCCCCGACGAGTTCCGGCACCTGGTGGACACGCTGCACAAGGCCGGCATCGGCGTGCTCGTTGACTGGGTGCCCGCCCACTTCCCCAAGGACGCCTGGGCATTGGGCCGGTTCGACGGCACACCGCTCTACGAGCACTCCGACCCTCGCCGCGGCGAGCAGCTCGACTGGGGCACTTACGTGTTCGACTTCGGCCGTGCCGAGGTACGCAACTTCCTGGTGGCCAACGCGCTGTACTGGTTGCAGGAGTTCCACGTCGACGGCCTGCGGGTGGACGCCGTGGCCTCGATGCTGTATCTGGACTACTCGCGGCCGGAAGGCGGTTGGACGCCGAACATCTACGGAGGCCGCGAGAACCTCGAGGCGGTGCAGTTCCTGCAGGAGATGAACGCGACCGTCCACAAGAGCCACCCGGGCATCGTCACGATCGCCGAGGAGTCTACCTCGTGGCCCGGGGTGACCCGTGCGACGAACCTTGGCGGCCTTGGCTTTTCGATGAAATGGAACATGGGGTGGATGCACGACACCCTGGACTACATCAGCCGCGACCCGATCTATCGCACCTATCACCACGGCGAGCTGACGTTCTCGTTGCTCTACGCGTTCAGCGAGAACTTTGTCCTGCCGATCAGTCACGACGAGGTGGTGCACGGCAAGGGCACACTGTGGGGCCGGATGCCGGGCAACGACCATGTGAAGGCGGCCGGTCTGCGCAGCCTGCTGGCCTACCAGTGGGCGCATCCGGGTAAGCAGCTGCTGTTCATGGGCCAGGAGTTCGGCCAACGGGCGGAATGGTCGGAGGAACGCGGCGTCGACTGGTACCAGCTCGACGAGAACAGCTACTCCACCGGGATTCAGCGTTTCGTCGCCGACCTCAACGAGCTGTACCGCAGCCGTCCGTCGTTGTGGAGTCAAGACACCAAGCCCGAGGGCTATTCCTGGATCGATGCCAACGACTCGGCCAACAATGTGCTGAGCTTCCTGCGCTACGGCAGCGACGGATCGGTGCTGGCGTGCGTGTTCAACTTCGCCGGGGCCGAACACAGCAGCTACCGATTGGGTCTGCCGCACACCGGAACCTGGCGCGAGGTGCTCAACAGCGACGCAACGGACTACAACGGCACCGGGGTGGGCAATTACGGCGCCGTCGAGGCCACCGAGGAACCGTGGCACGGCCGGCCGGCGTCAGCGACGCTGGTGCTGCCGCCCAACGGGGCGATCTGGCTGGAGCCCGCGCCTGCCGAGAAGGGCTAG
- a CDS encoding acetyl-CoA C-acetyltransferase, protein MTTSVIVAGARTPIGKLMGSLKDFSGSDLGAFAIKGALEKAGVPASLVEYVIMGQVLTAGAGQMPARQAAVAAGIGWDVPALSINKMCLSGIDSIALADQLIRAGEFDVVVAGGQESMTKAPHLLINSREGYKYGDVTVLDSMAYDGLHDVFTDQPMGALTEQRNDTDKFTRQEQDEFAAISHQKAAAAWKDGVFADEVVPVQIPQRKGDPIEFKEDEGIRANTTAESLAGLKPAFRKDGTITAGSASQISDGGCAVVVMNKAKAQELGLSWLCEIGAHGVVAGPDSTLQSQPANAIKKAVAREGITLDQLDVIEINEAFSAVALASTKELGVDAERVNRNGGAIAVGHPIGMSGARITLHAALELSRRGSGYAVAALCGAGGQGDALILRAG, encoded by the coding sequence ATGACGACGTCGGTGATCGTTGCTGGAGCACGGACTCCCATCGGAAAGCTGATGGGTTCGCTCAAGGATTTCTCCGGGAGTGACCTGGGCGCGTTCGCGATCAAGGGGGCTCTGGAGAAGGCCGGCGTGCCGGCGTCGCTGGTGGAGTACGTGATCATGGGTCAGGTCCTGACCGCAGGCGCGGGCCAGATGCCGGCCCGCCAGGCCGCTGTGGCCGCCGGAATCGGCTGGGATGTGCCCGCTCTGAGCATCAACAAGATGTGCCTGTCGGGCATCGACTCGATCGCGCTGGCCGATCAGCTGATCCGGGCCGGTGAGTTCGACGTCGTCGTCGCCGGCGGCCAGGAGTCGATGACCAAGGCCCCGCACCTGCTGATCAACAGCCGCGAGGGCTACAAGTACGGCGACGTCACCGTGCTCGACTCGATGGCCTACGACGGCCTGCACGACGTCTTCACCGACCAGCCGATGGGTGCGCTGACCGAGCAGCGCAATGACACCGACAAGTTCACCCGCCAGGAGCAGGACGAATTCGCCGCGATCTCGCACCAGAAGGCCGCCGCGGCCTGGAAGGACGGCGTGTTCGCCGACGAGGTCGTGCCGGTACAGATCCCGCAGCGCAAGGGCGATCCGATCGAGTTCAAAGAGGACGAGGGCATCCGCGCGAACACCACGGCCGAATCGCTGGCCGGGCTCAAGCCCGCGTTCCGCAAGGACGGCACCATCACCGCCGGCTCGGCGTCCCAGATCTCTGACGGCGGTTGCGCTGTCGTGGTGATGAACAAGGCCAAGGCCCAGGAACTTGGCTTGAGCTGGCTGTGCGAGATCGGTGCTCACGGTGTCGTCGCGGGTCCGGACTCGACGCTGCAGTCGCAGCCGGCCAACGCGATCAAGAAGGCCGTCGCGCGTGAGGGCATCACCCTCGATCAGCTCGATGTCATCGAGATCAACGAGGCGTTCTCCGCCGTGGCGCTGGCCTCGACCAAGGAACTGGGTGTCGACGCCGAGCGGGTCAACCGCAACGGCGGCGCCATCGCGGTCGGCCACCCGATCGGCATGTCCGGTGCGCGCATCACGCTGCACGCGGCGCTGGAGCTCTCCCGGCGTGGCTCGGGCTACGCGGTGGCCGCTCTCTGCGGGGCCGGCGGCCAGGGCGACGCGCTGATCCTGCGCGCCGGCTGA
- a CDS encoding tetratricopeptide repeat protein, with protein sequence MTRPRPPIGPALAGAVDLSGLKQRAQQPAGGAAAPSAGVEVTEANFEAEVLVRSGHVPVVVVLWSPRSDASVQLTEVLGALATDDNGKWSLATVNVDVVPRVAQMFGIEAVPTVVALAGGQPLASFQGPQPPEQLRRWVDSLLQATAGKLSGSADSEDEAAVDPALAQARELLDAGDFAAAAAAYQAILDADPQHAEAKGALRQMTFLQRATAHSPDAVAVADAAPDDIEAAFAAADVQILNQDVIPAFDRLIALVRKTSDDDRTKVRTRLIELFELFDPADPDVITGRRNLANALY encoded by the coding sequence GTGACGCGTCCTCGCCCCCCAATCGGCCCGGCTTTGGCCGGTGCCGTCGACCTGTCCGGCCTCAAACAGCGCGCCCAGCAGCCCGCGGGCGGTGCGGCCGCCCCGAGCGCCGGCGTCGAGGTCACCGAGGCGAATTTCGAAGCCGAGGTGTTGGTGCGGTCCGGCCACGTGCCGGTCGTTGTCGTGCTCTGGTCACCCCGCAGTGACGCCTCGGTGCAGCTGACCGAGGTTCTCGGCGCCTTGGCGACCGATGACAACGGCAAATGGTCGCTGGCCACGGTGAACGTCGACGTCGTGCCCCGGGTGGCCCAGATGTTCGGCATCGAGGCGGTGCCCACGGTGGTGGCATTGGCAGGCGGGCAGCCGCTGGCCAGCTTCCAGGGGCCGCAACCGCCCGAGCAGCTGCGTCGTTGGGTCGACTCGCTGCTGCAGGCGACGGCCGGAAAGCTATCCGGCTCAGCCGATTCCGAAGACGAAGCGGCCGTCGACCCGGCGCTGGCGCAGGCGCGTGAACTACTCGATGCCGGCGACTTCGCGGCCGCAGCGGCGGCGTATCAGGCCATTCTCGATGCCGATCCGCAGCACGCCGAAGCCAAGGGCGCCCTGCGCCAGATGACGTTCCTCCAACGCGCTACCGCGCACAGTCCCGACGCGGTGGCTGTGGCCGATGCCGCTCCCGATGATATCGAGGCGGCCTTCGCCGCCGCCGACGTCCAGATCCTCAATCAGGACGTCATCCCGGCCTTCGACCGCCTGATCGCCTTGGTGCGTAAGACGTCTGACGACGACCGCACCAAGGTGCGCACCCGGTTGATCGAGCTGTTCGAGCTGTTCGATCCCGCCGACCCGGATGTGATCACCGGCCGGCGCAACCTGGCCAACGCGCTGTACTAG